A single genomic interval of Streptomyces sp. 1222.5 harbors:
- a CDS encoding DMT family transporter has product MSTRSATAPPTHHAPASPGGGAPGRLGSLGPVGLVLAGGVSVQFGGALAVTLMPRAGALGVVTLRLLVAAVVLLVVCRPRLRGHSRTDWGTVIVFGIAMGAMNGLFYSAVARIPLGPAVTLEVLGPLALSVLASRRAVNAVWAGLALAGVFLLGGGGFGGLDPVGVALALGAGAMWAAYIVFSARTGRRFPQADGLALAMAVAALLFLPLGIAESGGRLLNPTTVALGSAVALLSSVLPYTLELLALRRLPASTFAILMSLEPALAATAGFLILDQALSAMEAAAIALVIAASIGAVRTQVGRGKPLPKVPEA; this is encoded by the coding sequence GTGAGCACCCGCAGCGCCACCGCGCCCCCGACGCACCACGCACCCGCATCCCCGGGCGGTGGCGCCCCGGGCCGCCTCGGCTCCCTCGGACCGGTCGGACTCGTGCTCGCGGGCGGTGTCTCGGTGCAGTTCGGCGGCGCCCTCGCGGTGACGCTGATGCCCCGCGCCGGTGCCCTCGGGGTCGTGACCCTGCGGCTGCTCGTCGCGGCCGTGGTCCTGCTCGTCGTGTGCCGGCCCCGGCTGCGCGGGCACTCCCGCACCGACTGGGGCACGGTGATCGTGTTCGGCATCGCCATGGGCGCGATGAACGGCCTCTTCTACTCGGCGGTCGCCCGTATCCCGCTCGGCCCGGCGGTCACCCTGGAAGTCCTCGGCCCGCTGGCCCTCTCCGTGCTGGCCTCCCGCCGGGCGGTGAACGCGGTCTGGGCCGGCCTCGCGCTCGCGGGCGTCTTCCTGCTGGGCGGCGGAGGCTTCGGCGGGCTCGATCCCGTCGGTGTCGCCCTCGCCCTCGGGGCCGGCGCCATGTGGGCGGCGTACATCGTCTTCAGCGCGCGCACGGGTCGCCGCTTCCCGCAGGCGGACGGCCTCGCCCTCGCCATGGCGGTCGCGGCCCTGCTCTTCCTGCCCCTCGGCATCGCCGAGTCGGGCGGCCGCCTGCTGAACCCGACCACCGTCGCCCTGGGCTCGGCGGTCGCCCTGCTCTCCTCGGTCCTGCCCTACACCCTCGAACTCCTCGCCCTGCGCCGCCTGCCCGCCTCCACGTTCGCGATCCTCATGAGCCTGGAGCCGGCCCTCGCGGCGACGGCGGGCTTCCTGATCCTCGACCAGGCCCTGTCCGCCATGGAGGCCGCGGCGATCGCCCTGGTCATCGCGGCGAGCATCGGCGCGGTACGAACCCAGGTGGGCCGCGGCAAGCCACTGCCGAAGGTTCCGGAGGCGTGA
- a CDS encoding peptidoglycan bridge formation glycyltransferase FemA/FemB family protein, producing MSLTVRPISRAEHLAFVDARPSASHMQVPSWGDVKADWQAESLGWFEPDGRLSGVGLVLLRPLPKVRRYLAYLPEGPVIDWAAPSLERRLEPMVAYLKSRGAFSVKMGPPVVARRWSPEAVKAAIADPDAHRLADVPPTSYEQDAVDLAARLRRMGWRQSEAGGEEGFAAGQPRYVCQVPFAGRSLEDVQRGLNQQWRRNVRKAEKAGVKVVRGGLDDLPVFYDLYTETAERDRFIPRPLPYFQRMWTALTAEHPDRMRLYLAHHEGDVLAAATMLVVGGHVWYSYGASTSRRREVQPNNAMQWRMMCDAHELGAHVYDFRGITDTLEESNHLLGLLRFKVGAGGEAVEYVGEWDLPLNRLLHKALDVYMARR from the coding sequence ATGAGTCTCACCGTCCGGCCGATCAGCCGTGCCGAGCATCTCGCCTTCGTGGACGCGCGTCCCTCGGCCAGTCACATGCAGGTGCCGTCGTGGGGCGATGTGAAGGCCGACTGGCAGGCGGAGAGCCTGGGCTGGTTCGAGCCGGACGGCAGGCTCTCCGGGGTGGGGCTGGTGCTGCTGCGCCCCCTGCCCAAGGTGAGGCGCTACCTGGCCTATCTGCCCGAGGGGCCGGTCATCGACTGGGCCGCGCCCAGTCTGGAGCGCCGGCTGGAGCCGATGGTGGCGTACCTCAAGAGCAGGGGCGCCTTCTCGGTGAAGATGGGGCCGCCCGTGGTGGCGCGGCGCTGGAGCCCGGAAGCGGTCAAGGCCGCGATCGCGGACCCGGACGCGCACCGGCTGGCGGACGTGCCGCCCACGTCGTACGAACAGGACGCCGTCGACCTGGCCGCCCGGCTGCGCCGGATGGGCTGGCGGCAGAGCGAGGCGGGCGGGGAGGAGGGCTTCGCCGCCGGGCAGCCCCGGTACGTGTGCCAGGTGCCGTTCGCCGGGCGGTCGCTCGAGGACGTCCAGCGGGGGCTCAACCAGCAGTGGCGGCGCAACGTCCGCAAGGCCGAGAAGGCGGGCGTGAAGGTCGTCCGCGGGGGCCTCGACGACCTGCCGGTCTTCTACGACCTCTACACCGAGACCGCCGAACGGGACCGGTTCATCCCTCGCCCGCTGCCGTACTTCCAGCGGATGTGGACCGCGCTCACCGCCGAACATCCCGACCGGATGCGGCTGTACCTCGCCCACCACGAGGGTGACGTCCTGGCCGCGGCCACGATGCTGGTCGTGGGCGGGCACGTCTGGTACTCCTACGGCGCCTCCACCAGCCGCAGGCGCGAGGTGCAGCCCAACAACGCGATGCAGTGGCGCATGATGTGCGACGCCCATGAGCTGGGTGCCCACGTCTACGACTTCCGGGGCATCACCGACACCCTGGAGGAGTCGAACCACCTGCTCGGTCTGCTCCGCTTCAAGGTGGGCGCGGGCGGCGAGGCGGTGGAGTACGTGGGGGAGTGGGACCTCCCGCTGAACCGCCTGCTGCACAAGGCGCTCGACGTCTACATGGCCCGCCGCTGA
- a CDS encoding FAD-binding and (Fe-S)-binding domain-containing protein: MTDLAAALRKAVRGEVGFDVTDRALVTMDASNYRRVPLGVVAPRDADDVAAALEVCRARGVPVVARGGGTSIAGQATGTGVVLDFTRHMTGLLELDPGSRTAVVQPGLVLDRLQEAAAPYGLRFGPDPSTHSRCTLGGMIGNNSCGSHSVAWGTTADSVRELSVVTARGRRLRLGRDWAGAPDGLRELVEGDLARLRTGFPDLPRRISGYALDALLPEKGADVARSFCGSEGTLGILTEAVVDLVEAPRARALAVLGYGDESAAAEAAAGLMPHGPLTVEGMAADLVREPAGLPRGGAWLFVETGGESPAGARARAEEIVRAAGTADALVVTDPSAQRVLWRIREDASGTATRMPDGSEAWPGWEDCAVPPARLGAYLRDFRALLADHGLRGTPYGHFGDGCIHVRIDFDLLTEAGVGRFRGFSEDLADLVVAHGGSLSGEHGDGQARAELLPRMYGARTVRLFERVKALWDPDDLLNPGMLVRPAPLDSNLRFSVLPSRPVDVEFGYPADGGDFGAAVRRCVGVAKCRTATAGGAAVMCPSFRATGEEEHSTRGRARLLHEMLAGELVTDGWRSTEVRDALDLCLSCKGCRSDCPVGVDMATYKAEFLHHHYAGRRRPAAHRSMGRLPEWLRLAAATRTAPLLNALAGGGPSARLAKRLGGIAPERRLPRLATRTFTGWWRRRKPVPHHSGALVVLWPDTFTEHLSPSVGRAAVRVLEAAGLRVALPPTLVPRRGAVGDGRTRAATALLAARRGRVCCGLTYVSTGQLDRARTVMRRTLDLMEPVLRAGVPVVVLEPSCAAALRTDLPELLHDDPRAAWLAASVLTFAEVLLRYAPGWTPPAVDRPVAGQTHCHQHAVLGDDPDRRLRESAGLTGELSGGCCGLAGNFGFEKGHFEVSRACAEEQLLPAVRAAPADTVILADGFSCRTQLEQLAGVRGRHLAEVLAEALDEGPADVPDRGTWGGGAR, from the coding sequence ATGACAGATCTCGCGGCCGCGCTGCGCAAGGCCGTCCGGGGTGAGGTCGGCTTCGACGTCACCGACCGGGCGCTCGTCACCATGGACGCGTCCAACTACCGGCGCGTTCCGCTGGGTGTGGTCGCGCCGAGAGACGCCGACGACGTGGCCGCCGCGCTGGAGGTGTGCCGGGCGCGCGGAGTGCCGGTGGTGGCGCGCGGCGGTGGCACGTCGATCGCCGGGCAGGCGACGGGCACGGGAGTGGTGCTGGACTTCACCCGGCACATGACCGGCCTGCTGGAGCTGGACCCGGGCAGCCGCACGGCCGTCGTGCAGCCCGGACTGGTCCTGGACCGGCTCCAGGAGGCCGCCGCCCCGTACGGGCTGCGGTTCGGCCCGGACCCCTCCACGCACAGCCGGTGCACGCTCGGCGGCATGATCGGCAACAACTCGTGCGGCTCCCACTCGGTCGCCTGGGGCACCACCGCGGACAGTGTCCGCGAGCTGTCCGTCGTCACCGCGCGCGGCCGTCGGCTGCGGCTGGGCCGGGACTGGGCCGGGGCACCGGACGGCCTGCGCGAGCTGGTGGAAGGGGACCTGGCCCGTCTGCGCACGGGTTTCCCGGACCTGCCCCGCCGCATCTCCGGGTACGCGCTGGACGCGCTGCTGCCCGAGAAGGGCGCCGACGTCGCCCGTTCCTTCTGCGGCTCCGAGGGCACCCTCGGCATCCTCACCGAGGCCGTCGTGGACCTGGTGGAAGCCCCTCGCGCCCGCGCCCTGGCGGTGCTGGGGTACGGCGACGAGAGCGCCGCCGCCGAGGCGGCGGCGGGACTGATGCCCCATGGGCCGCTGACCGTCGAGGGGATGGCGGCCGACCTGGTGCGCGAACCGGCGGGGCTGCCCCGGGGCGGCGCCTGGCTGTTCGTCGAGACCGGCGGGGAGTCGCCGGCCGGGGCACGCGCGCGTGCGGAGGAGATCGTGCGGGCGGCCGGCACCGCGGACGCGCTGGTGGTCACCGACCCCTCCGCCCAGCGGGTGTTGTGGCGCATCCGCGAGGACGCCAGCGGCACGGCCACCCGGATGCCGGACGGCAGCGAGGCGTGGCCCGGCTGGGAGGACTGCGCGGTGCCGCCCGCGCGGCTCGGCGCCTATCTGCGCGACTTCCGCGCGCTGCTGGCGGACCACGGCCTGCGCGGTACGCCGTACGGCCACTTCGGTGACGGCTGCATCCACGTCCGCATCGACTTCGACCTGCTCACCGAGGCGGGCGTCGGCCGTTTCCGCGGCTTCTCCGAGGACCTGGCCGATCTGGTGGTGGCCCACGGCGGCTCACTGTCCGGGGAGCACGGCGACGGGCAGGCCCGCGCGGAGCTGCTGCCGCGGATGTACGGCGCGCGGACCGTCCGGCTCTTCGAGCGGGTCAAGGCCCTGTGGGACCCGGACGACCTGCTCAACCCCGGCATGCTGGTCCGCCCCGCGCCCCTCGACTCCAACCTCCGTTTCTCCGTCCTCCCGAGCCGCCCGGTCGACGTGGAGTTCGGGTACCCGGCCGACGGCGGCGACTTCGGCGCGGCCGTCCGCCGCTGCGTGGGCGTCGCCAAGTGCCGTACGGCCACGGCGGGCGGCGCCGCCGTGATGTGCCCCTCCTTCCGGGCGACCGGTGAGGAGGAGCACTCCACCCGCGGCCGGGCCCGGCTGCTGCACGAGATGCTCGCGGGTGAACTGGTCACCGACGGCTGGCGGTCCACGGAGGTGCGGGACGCCCTGGACCTGTGCCTGTCCTGCAAGGGCTGCCGCTCGGACTGCCCCGTGGGCGTCGACATGGCCACCTACAAGGCGGAGTTCCTGCACCATCACTACGCGGGCCGCCGCCGCCCCGCCGCCCACCGCAGCATGGGCAGGCTGCCGGAGTGGCTGCGCCTGGCCGCCGCCACACGGACGGCCCCGCTGCTCAACGCGCTCGCCGGAGGCGGTCCCTCGGCGCGGCTCGCCAAACGCCTGGGCGGCATCGCTCCCGAGCGGCGGCTCCCCCGCCTGGCGACGCGGACGTTCACCGGCTGGTGGCGCCGGAGGAAACCCGTCCCCCACCACTCCGGTGCACTGGTCGTGCTCTGGCCGGACACGTTCACCGAGCATCTGTCGCCGTCCGTCGGCCGGGCCGCCGTCAGGGTGCTGGAGGCCGCCGGGCTGCGGGTGGCGCTGCCACCGACGCTGGTCCCGCGCCGGGGTGCCGTCGGTGACGGCAGGACCAGGGCGGCGACCGCGCTGCTCGCCGCCCGCCGGGGCCGGGTCTGCTGCGGCCTCACCTATGTCTCCACCGGCCAACTCGACCGCGCCCGCACGGTCATGCGTCGCACGCTGGACCTGATGGAACCGGTGCTGCGGGCCGGCGTTCCCGTCGTCGTCCTGGAACCGAGCTGCGCGGCGGCCCTGCGCACCGACCTGCCCGAGCTGCTGCACGACGACCCGCGCGCCGCCTGGCTGGCCGCGTCCGTCCTCACCTTCGCGGAGGTGCTGCTCCGGTACGCCCCCGGCTGGACACCGCCCGCCGTCGACCGCCCGGTCGCCGGTCAGACCCACTGCCACCAGCACGCGGTCCTCGGCGACGACCCCGACCGCAGGCTGCGCGAGTCCGCGGGCCTCACCGGCGAGCTGAGCGGAGGCTGCTGCGGCCTCGCGGGCAACTTCGGCTTCGAGAAGGGCCACTTCGAGGTGTCCCGGGCCTGCGCGGAGGAGCAGCTCCTGCCGGCGGTGCGCGCGGCCCCGGCGGACACGGTGATCCTCGCGGACGGCTTCTCCTGCCGGACCCAGCTGGAGCAGCTGGCCGGCGTGCGCGGCCGGCACCTGGCGGAGGTGTTGGCGGAGGCGCTGGACGAGGGGCCGGCCGACGTGCCGGACCGGGGGACGTGGGGCGGAGGAGCCCGATGA
- a CDS encoding RHS repeat-associated core domain-containing protein, translated as MGYVLPGWLDEILDFIGINFPNVDEDDYREMADAMRDFADKFEGHGADAHKAVERILSSSQGWAVDSMEKHWSHVKTGHLDKIPELARLFADACDVVADVIFGMKTKAEAELAIMAGSVGLSIGLSFVTGGLSAVLGAAETAAMRKLVKRIIDEAVDRIVDELIARVTAPVNAKLEAMVEDVVLDLANDAFSLPPDPAGAGGGEGGPAGHGHGHNGMQLASAGGAGSGFVLASAGGGAGADLFIDHDEFESGAGKVSSHGSELHLASSSPLGRAKGAFGRTKGKDPFTNAFDSVLEGALHGSEKALKKITRHVTDTVPDRVKAASRTHKQNDLDIRSKLDGLSLGKGRGKGGGGHGRPGVDGGSGHDPAELSKQGRAMQNRQLCGDPIDMATGQMVMVQTDVDLAGVLPLTLRRTHVTRYDGGRFFGPSWCSTLDERLEDKSSASGGVWWYREDGSILVYPRLPDLVGDRVQPVEGERLPLTYVTDGTAYVLTVQDPLTGLRRFFEPSPAGDGVWWLTGVEDRNHNALTIERADDDIPTAVTHTGGYRVRIDADPAHRRVTALHLLTDDGPVRLRCFAYDDAGDLVETRDGMDAQLHLTYDAEHRITGWRDAQDTVFSYTYDDRGRVVATQGSDGILDSRIDYGDPDADGATTVTYTDSLGHPTVYRANWRGQVVAVTDPLGNTVTQRWDRYDRLVSRTDAAGGTTVWTWDEHGNLVAVQEADGTVTTAEYDEHGMPVVMTGPDGAVWRCAYDQAGNHTELMAPDGTVTRYTHDERGAVTAITDALGATETFRPDAAGLPMSRTDALGRTWTFTRDGFRRPTSITDPLGAVTSLEWDAEGRLVRRTEPDGTRRSWSYDGEGNRLTETDANGGTTHYRYTHFGLLAARTQPGGARYVFAYDTELRLTEVRNSAGQSWTYAYDAAGQVVRETDFDGRSLTYTHDLGGRSIARVNPLGQTVTQHYDALGRLAEKDVDGTVTSFSYDPMGRLLRATSPHSAMELEWDGQGRLTAETVDGRTHRYAYDAVGRRTSRTTPGGTVTTQTYDAAGNRTRMELAGRPLRFTYDVVGQELTRTFGPPDRAVTLATSWDTLGRVSEQHLGVGGHTVRARAYTYRPDHHILAVTDRPSGETKRFTLDPDGRPTGVDAGNWSERYLYDAEGNQTDAAWPDRAPHADARGPRSYEGTRLNAAGSLHYTYDAAGRVVERRRKRLSRKPEVWRYTWDAEDRLTSCTTPDGVLWTYGYDAFARRTAKRRHAPDGTIVEETVFSWDGGRLSEQTDSTTRTTLTWEYDGFRPLAQTESRQAGDELSDIDSRFFAIVTDVIGTPTELVGEDGDIAWRSRAGQWGATAWNRDATAYTPLRFPGQYADQETGLHYNHFRHYDPEPGRYITPDPLGLDPAPNPVGYVDNPATMSDPMGLAPCMQAMEDMAVQINNLKPTAIQREKQTVAIIHAQTPKGPVTFVAGTSKSKLDAQQIALAKSLGLVPIPNDAYMKVPPKVKGGHAEQNILAYMSRLNAGKEKPDWLPTHGAASNSVCTKFCSPLIRGSNGAMYGLVHSGTQGTQQKQFYWPARHTPG; from the coding sequence ATGGGCTACGTCCTGCCCGGATGGCTCGACGAGATTCTGGATTTCATCGGCATCAACTTCCCGAACGTCGACGAGGACGACTACCGCGAGATGGCCGACGCCATGCGGGACTTCGCCGACAAGTTCGAGGGCCACGGCGCCGACGCCCACAAGGCGGTGGAGCGCATCCTCAGCTCGTCGCAGGGGTGGGCCGTCGACTCGATGGAGAAGCACTGGTCCCACGTCAAAACAGGGCACCTGGACAAGATCCCGGAACTGGCCCGGCTGTTCGCGGACGCGTGCGACGTCGTGGCCGACGTGATCTTCGGAATGAAGACCAAGGCGGAGGCCGAACTGGCCATCATGGCCGGTTCGGTGGGCTTGTCCATCGGTCTGTCGTTCGTCACCGGTGGCCTGTCGGCCGTCCTCGGGGCCGCGGAGACCGCGGCGATGCGGAAGCTCGTCAAGCGGATCATCGACGAGGCGGTCGACCGGATCGTGGACGAGTTGATCGCCCGGGTCACCGCGCCGGTCAACGCCAAACTGGAAGCGATGGTCGAGGACGTGGTCCTGGACCTGGCGAACGATGCTTTCTCCCTGCCGCCCGACCCGGCCGGTGCGGGAGGCGGCGAAGGCGGCCCCGCCGGACACGGTCACGGCCACAACGGCATGCAATTGGCCTCCGCGGGCGGGGCGGGCAGCGGCTTCGTCCTCGCCTCCGCAGGCGGCGGTGCCGGAGCGGACCTGTTCATCGACCATGACGAGTTCGAGAGCGGCGCCGGCAAGGTCTCGTCGCACGGCAGCGAACTGCATCTGGCCAGTTCCTCTCCGCTCGGCCGCGCCAAGGGGGCCTTCGGCCGAACCAAGGGCAAAGACCCCTTCACCAATGCCTTCGACTCGGTCCTTGAAGGCGCGCTGCACGGTTCCGAGAAGGCCCTCAAGAAGATCACCCGACACGTCACCGATACGGTCCCGGACCGCGTGAAGGCGGCATCGAGAACCCACAAGCAGAACGACCTCGACATCCGCAGCAAGCTGGACGGGCTCAGCCTGGGCAAGGGAAGAGGCAAGGGCGGAGGCGGACACGGGCGGCCCGGGGTGGACGGCGGCTCGGGACACGACCCGGCGGAACTATCCAAGCAGGGCCGTGCGATGCAGAACAGGCAGCTGTGCGGGGACCCGATCGACATGGCGACCGGGCAGATGGTCATGGTCCAGACCGACGTCGACCTGGCCGGTGTCCTGCCCTTGACCCTCCGCCGCACCCATGTGACCCGATACGACGGCGGACGCTTCTTCGGCCCGTCCTGGTGCTCCACGCTGGACGAACGGCTTGAAGACAAGAGCAGCGCGTCGGGCGGTGTGTGGTGGTACCGCGAGGACGGCTCGATCCTCGTCTACCCCCGACTCCCCGACCTCGTCGGCGACCGGGTGCAGCCGGTCGAGGGCGAGCGCCTGCCCCTCACGTATGTGACGGACGGCACGGCATATGTCCTGACCGTGCAGGACCCGCTCACCGGACTCAGGCGCTTCTTCGAACCGTCTCCGGCAGGAGACGGCGTGTGGTGGCTCACCGGCGTCGAGGACCGCAACCACAACGCCCTCACCATCGAGCGCGCCGACGACGACATACCCACCGCCGTCACTCATACCGGCGGCTACCGGGTCCGGATCGACGCCGACCCCGCCCACCGCCGCGTCACGGCGCTGCATCTGCTCACCGACGACGGCCCGGTGAGACTGCGCTGCTTCGCGTACGACGACGCCGGCGACCTCGTGGAGACGCGCGATGGGATGGACGCCCAGCTGCATCTCACGTACGACGCCGAGCATCGCATCACCGGCTGGCGGGACGCGCAGGACACCGTGTTCAGCTACACATACGACGACAGGGGCCGGGTCGTCGCCACCCAGGGCAGCGACGGCATCCTCGACTCCCGGATCGACTACGGCGACCCGGACGCCGACGGTGCGACGACCGTCACCTACACCGACTCCCTCGGCCACCCCACTGTCTACCGCGCCAACTGGCGTGGCCAGGTCGTCGCGGTCACCGATCCGCTAGGGAACACCGTCACTCAACGCTGGGACCGCTACGACCGTCTGGTGAGCCGCACGGATGCGGCGGGCGGCACCACGGTGTGGACCTGGGACGAGCACGGCAACCTCGTCGCGGTCCAGGAGGCCGACGGCACGGTCACCACGGCCGAGTACGACGAACACGGCATGCCGGTCGTCATGACCGGGCCCGACGGAGCCGTGTGGCGGTGCGCCTACGACCAGGCCGGCAACCACACCGAGCTGATGGCACCCGACGGCACGGTCACCCGCTACACGCACGACGAGCGCGGCGCCGTCACGGCGATCACCGATGCCCTCGGCGCCACAGAAACCTTCCGGCCCGACGCGGCCGGCCTGCCGATGTCTCGCACCGACGCCCTCGGCCGCACCTGGACCTTCACCCGCGACGGGTTTCGCCGCCCCACGTCGATAACCGATCCCCTCGGCGCCGTCACCAGCCTGGAGTGGGACGCCGAGGGCCGCCTGGTCCGCCGAACCGAACCCGACGGCACCCGACGGAGCTGGTCGTACGACGGCGAGGGCAACCGTCTGACCGAGACCGATGCCAATGGCGGCACCACCCACTACCGTTACACCCACTTCGGTCTGCTTGCCGCACGGACGCAGCCCGGAGGCGCGCGGTACGTGTTCGCGTACGACACCGAGTTGCGCCTCACCGAGGTCCGCAACTCGGCCGGGCAGTCCTGGACGTACGCCTACGACGCGGCGGGGCAGGTCGTCCGGGAGACCGACTTCGACGGCCGCAGTCTCACCTACACCCATGACCTCGGCGGCCGGTCGATCGCGCGTGTCAATCCGCTGGGGCAGACGGTCACGCAGCACTACGACGCGCTCGGTCGTCTCGCGGAGAAGGACGTCGACGGAACCGTCACCTCCTTCAGCTACGACCCGATGGGCCGGCTCCTGCGCGCGACATCTCCGCACAGCGCCATGGAGCTGGAGTGGGACGGGCAGGGCCGGCTGACGGCGGAGACGGTCGACGGCCGCACCCACCGCTACGCATACGACGCCGTGGGCCGCCGCACGAGCCGTACGACTCCCGGCGGCACGGTGACCACCCAGACGTACGACGCGGCCGGCAACCGTACGCGGATGGAACTGGCGGGTCGCCCACTGCGGTTCACGTACGACGTCGTCGGCCAGGAGCTCACGCGCACATTCGGTCCGCCCGACCGTGCCGTCACCCTCGCCACCTCCTGGGACACCCTCGGCCGCGTCAGCGAGCAGCACCTCGGCGTCGGGGGACACACCGTCCGCGCCCGCGCGTACACCTACCGGCCCGACCACCACATCCTGGCGGTCACCGACCGGCCGAGCGGTGAGACAAAGCGGTTCACGCTCGACCCGGACGGCCGGCCCACCGGTGTCGACGCCGGCAACTGGAGCGAACGCTACCTCTACGACGCCGAGGGCAACCAGACGGACGCCGCATGGCCCGACCGCGCACCCCATGCCGACGCACGCGGCCCGCGCAGCTACGAAGGAACCCGACTGAACGCGGCCGGCTCCCTGCACTACACGTACGATGCCGCGGGACGTGTCGTCGAGCGCCGCCGCAAGCGCCTGTCCCGTAAGCCGGAGGTCTGGCGCTACACCTGGGACGCCGAGGACCGGCTCACGTCCTGCACCACCCCCGACGGCGTCCTGTGGACGTACGGCTACGACGCTTTCGCGCGGCGCACCGCCAAGCGCCGCCACGCACCGGACGGGACGATCGTCGAGGAGACGGTCTTCTCCTGGGACGGCGGCCGCCTCTCCGAGCAGACCGACAGCACCACCCGAACCACCCTGACCTGGGAATACGACGGCTTCCGGCCCCTGGCACAGACCGAGAGCCGCCAAGCCGGCGACGAGCTGTCGGACATCGACTCGCGGTTCTTCGCGATCGTCACCGATGTCATCGGCACTCCCACCGAACTTGTCGGCGAGGACGGCGACATCGCCTGGCGCAGCCGTGCGGGCCAGTGGGGCGCCACCGCATGGAACCGCGACGCGACCGCGTACACGCCCTTGCGGTTCCCCGGCCAGTACGCCGACCAGGAGACCGGTCTCCACTACAACCACTTCCGCCACTACGACCCCGAACCCGGCCGCTACATCACCCCCGACCCCCTCGGTCTGGACCCGGCGCCCAACCCCGTCGGGTACGTGGACAACCCGGCGACCATGTCCGACCCGATGGGCCTCGCGCCGTGCATGCAGGCGATGGAGGACATGGCGGTGCAGATCAACAACCTCAAGCCGACCGCGATTCAGCGCGAGAAGCAGACCGTCGCGATCATCCACGCTCAGACCCCCAAGGGTCCGGTGACCTTCGTCGCCGGTACGAGCAAGAGCAAACTCGACGCGCAGCAGATTGCTCTGGCCAAGTCGTTGGGACTCGTGCCGATCCCCAACGACGCGTACATGAAGGTGCCGCCGAAGGTGAAGGGCGGTCACGCGGAGCAGAACATCCTCGCCTACATGAGCCGCTTGAACGCGGGGAAGGAAAAACCGGACTGGCTGCCCACCCACGGCGCCGCATCCAACAGTGTGTGCACGAAGTTCTGCTCCCCCCTGATCCGCGGCAGCAACGGCGCCATGTACGGCCTGGTGCATTCAGGGACCCAGGGAACCCAGCAGAAGCAGTTCTATTGGCCCGCGCGACACACTCCGGGGTAA
- a CDS encoding bifunctional 2-polyprenyl-6-hydroxyphenol methylase/3-demethylubiquinol 3-O-methyltransferase UbiG — MTEDDGYFGEVVAAGYDESSAQMFAADVVDPVVGFLAELAGGGGRALEFGVGTGRIALPLARRGVEVHGIELSRAMVRRLRDKPGSDAIGVTVGDFATAKADGHFSVAYLVYNTIMNLTSQDAQVDCFRNAAEHLAPGGCFVVEVVVPDLRRLPPGQDAVPFRVDGGRLGFDLYDVATQSMSSHHVEVVDGRGRYLEIPFRYAWPAELDLMARIAGLRLRERWDGWTREPFTSDSRQHVSVWEKPAD; from the coding sequence GTGACAGAAGACGACGGTTACTTCGGGGAAGTGGTCGCGGCGGGGTACGACGAGTCGTCCGCGCAGATGTTCGCGGCGGACGTCGTGGACCCGGTCGTCGGGTTTCTCGCGGAGCTCGCCGGTGGCGGTGGGCGGGCGCTGGAGTTCGGGGTCGGGACGGGGCGGATCGCGCTGCCGTTGGCGCGGCGCGGTGTCGAGGTGCACGGGATCGAGCTGTCCCGGGCGATGGTGCGGCGGCTGCGGGACAAGCCGGGCAGTGACGCGATCGGGGTGACGGTCGGGGATTTCGCGACCGCGAAGGCGGACGGCCACTTCTCCGTCGCCTACCTCGTCTACAACACGATCATGAACCTGACCTCCCAGGACGCCCAGGTGGACTGCTTCCGCAACGCGGCGGAGCATCTGGCGCCCGGCGGCTGCTTCGTCGTCGAGGTCGTGGTGCCCGATCTGCGGCGGCTGCCGCCCGGGCAGGACGCGGTGCCGTTCCGGGTGGACGGCGGGCGGCTCGGCTTCGACCTGTACGACGTGGCGACGCAGTCGATGAGCTCGCACCACGTGGAGGTCGTGGACGGGCGCGGGCGCTACCTGGAGATCCCGTTCCGGTACGCGTGGCCCGCCGAGCTGGACCTGATGGCCCGGATCGCTGGACTCCGGCTGCGCGAGCGGTGGGACGGCTGGACCCGGGAGCCCTTCACCAGTGACAGCAGGCAGCACGTGTCGGTATGGGAGAAGCCCGCCGACTGA